Sequence from the Schaalia sp. 19OD2882 genome:
CTGCCCGCAGTCGCGCACCACACCCTCTGGGCACTTCGAGGACCCCTCCGGGGCGAAGGCCGGTCCCACCCACGCGCAGGCCCAGGTCGTCCTCGACCTTGGCCAGGACGGCACGGGCCGCTTCGAGCCTTTCAGCGGCGTCCGTCATCGGTGCCTCCTTCCCCAGAACCAGACACCCTCACGAACATTTGTTCGAAACAATACGTCCTTTCACCCACATCTGCACACACCCTCCGCATGCCCCTCCCACCCCCGCCCCACTTGGCACACTGGAGAGGTCAGAGCACCCCACAGGGAAGGACAGCCGATGGACCTCTCCACACGACCGATCGCCCCGGAGCCCTACGAACAACTCCCGGCGGTCCCCCGCTTCCTCCTCACCTCCGACGACCTCGTCGACGGGACGCCGATGCCCGCGGCACAGGTCGCTTCCGGTGGCAACACCTCTCCCCACCTGCGCTGGTCGGGTGAGCCCGAAGGGACCCAAGGATTCCTCATCACCTGTTTCGACCCCGACGCCCCCACTCCGGCCGGCTGGTGGCACTGGACCGTCGTGGACGTCGACGCCGCCACCCATGAACTGCCCACCGGGGCAGGCTCCTCCGACCTCGAACTGGACGGGGCCGCCTTCCACCTGCGGGCAGACCACGGCGAAGCCGGGTACCTAGGAGCCGCACCGCCTCCCGGCGACCGCCCCCACCGCTACGTCTTCGCGGTCCACGCGCTGGATGTGCCGACTCTCGGACTGGATGACGAGGCCACACCCACGATGGCTTCCTTCCAGGCCCTCTTCCACACGATCGCCCGCGCCACCCTCACGGTGACGCACGCCGAAGGCGCGTGACTTCCGCCCGCCGGGACCTCGACGGCACTGCGTCGCCGGGGTCCCGCCGCGTTGGTGGCACAATCCAGGGGTGCTCCACATCGTCTTCCTCACCCCGGAAATCCCCGGCAACACCGGTGCCGCGATCCGCCTGTCCGCCTGCACGGGGGCAATGCTCCACCTGGTCGAACCCCTCGGTTTCGACATGGAGGACTCCAAGCTGCGCCGCGCAGGTCTGGACTACCACGACCTGGCACATGTGAAGGTCCACCCGGACCTGGACTCCGCCCTGGCCGAGATCCCCGGACGCGTGTGGGCGCTCACCGGACACGCAAGCACCATGTACACCGGCATTTCCTACGAGGACGGGGACGCGTTGCTGCTCGGCCGCGAATCCACGGGCCTGCCCGAGCAAGCCCTCCGGCACCCGCGTGTGAGCGGGCGCGCACGGATCCACATGCGGCCCGGCGCACGCTCCCTCAACTTGGCCAACTCGGCGTCCATCGCCCTGTACGAGGCCTGGCGACAACTCGGTTTCACCGGAGCGGGTTGAGCCGGGCGCGAACGGCACTTCCTTCCACTTGTGCCCAGCACCACCGCGCCGATTTGCGTCCGTGCAGGACACAGGCCGCCTCGCAGTGGGACAATGGACCTACGTGGGCACGATCTGCCCGCACACCGACATCTAGGAGTGATCACGTGAGCGAGCCCGGATACGACGTCGTCATCCTTGGGGCAGGCTCCGGCGGTTACGCCGCCGCCCTGCGCGCCTCCCAACTCGGACTCAAAGTTGCCCTCATCGAAGGCGACAAGGTCGGCGGCACCTGCCTGCACCGCGGCTGCATCCCCACCAAGGCCTACCTCCACGCCGCCGAAACCGCCGAAGCAGTCAAGGAATCCGCCGCCTTCGGCGTGAACTCGACCTTCGAGGGCATCGACATGACGAAGGTAGGCGCCTACCGCGACTCGGTCATCGGCAAGCTCTTCAAGGGCCTGCAAGGGCTGCTCGCCCAGCGTGGGGTCGAGATCATCCACGGATGGGGACGCCTCGTCGGTCCCGACACCGTCGAGGTCGACGGTCGCCGCGTCACCGGCACCCACGTCGTCCTGGCCACCGGCTCCTACTCCCGCTCGATTCCCGGCCTGG
This genomic interval carries:
- a CDS encoding YbhB/YbcL family Raf kinase inhibitor-like protein; its protein translation is MDLSTRPIAPEPYEQLPAVPRFLLTSDDLVDGTPMPAAQVASGGNTSPHLRWSGEPEGTQGFLITCFDPDAPTPAGWWHWTVVDVDAATHELPTGAGSSDLELDGAAFHLRADHGEAGYLGAAPPPGDRPHRYVFAVHALDVPTLGLDDEATPTMASFQALFHTIARATLTVTHAEGA
- a CDS encoding tRNA (cytidine(34)-2'-O)-methyltransferase, with the translated sequence MLHIVFLTPEIPGNTGAAIRLSACTGAMLHLVEPLGFDMEDSKLRRAGLDYHDLAHVKVHPDLDSALAEIPGRVWALTGHASTMYTGISYEDGDALLLGRESTGLPEQALRHPRVSGRARIHMRPGARSLNLANSASIALYEAWRQLGFTGAG